In Meleagris gallopavo isolate NT-WF06-2002-E0010 breed Aviagen turkey brand Nicholas breeding stock chromosome 3, Turkey_5.1, whole genome shotgun sequence, one DNA window encodes the following:
- the TMEM170B gene encoding transmembrane protein 170B isoform X2 — protein MKVEAGDNSMINLSVQQVLSLWAHGTVLRNLTEMWYWVFLWALFSSLFVHGAVGVLMFVMLQRHRQGRLISVIVVSIGFLGSVTGAMITSAAVAGIYRVAGKNMAPLEALVFGVGQTVLTLIISFSRILATL, from the exons ATGAAGGTGGAAGCGGGGGACAACTCCATGATCAACCTGTCGGTGCAGCAAGTGCTCAGCCTCTGGGCTCACGGCACCGTCCTGAGGAACCTCACCG aaatgtggTACTGGGTTTTCCTCTGGgctctcttctcctctctctttgTCCATGGTGCTGTGGGAGTATTAATGTTTGTGATGCTGCAGAGGCATAGGCAGGGGAGGCTGATCTCTGTCATTGTGGTCAGCATTGGATTTCTGGGTTCTGTAACTGGAGCAATGATAACCA GTGCTGCAGTAGCTGGAATTTACAGAGTAGCAGGAAAGAATATGGCTCCTTTAGAAGCTCTTGTCTTTGGTGTTGGACAGACAGTACTGACATTAATTATATCATTTTCAAGGATTCTTGCAACGCTTTGA